Proteins from a single region of Geothrix sp. PMB-07:
- a CDS encoding DUF4178 domain-containing protein — protein MSPLASCPSCGAALSFRPGTMVAVCSYCKALAARRDRDPELIGKVADLVDTGSPLGLGTTGTYAGRTFSLAGRVQLKHALGGVWDEWYLALDDGRWGWLAEAQGRFYLTFTQTPHSALPAADNLQAGALVDLGSDGLWTVGEISTASFHSAEGEIPWTVEPGATYRFADLSGKNGAFATLDYGEDPPLFFLGREIPLVDLHLQGGTRKPAKVGTQNLNCPKCGGALALHAPDQTQRVGCPSCGSLLSAENGKLAFLKSLKQPHADVAIPLGAEGTLNGEKVLCIGQLRRSCSFDGTVYPWMEYLLLDSQHGFKWLVESEGHWSLAVAVPPGEVPQVQGSQRNLWMQGRNWRRFQDAEAAVEGVWGEFYWMVEQGERVTVTEFVAPPLSLNREWQRHSKGGEEVNWSLSTYLQPEAVWSAFKLSGAAPAPRGIASFQPNPHKAALSKSTLWLVGALGLLLALVMAESVTHRNEQLFSKRLDLYELTPGLRREAADALRKNIPTRRPAASANPEAPPPETQDPVFFSDPIEIKDGRSNLAVTLSAPVNNGWVSLEGALVSETTGVAELFLLESSYYHGVDGGESWSEGDQTQEVFLSAVPPGTYVLRLAPQWDGKVPPVAAIEVQLRQGVMRWLYPGLALLAILVVPLLMVFRMAAFETRRWQESMYSASTSSSDGGDD, from the coding sequence ATGAGCCCCCTCGCCTCCTGCCCCAGTTGCGGTGCCGCCCTGAGCTTCCGGCCAGGGACCATGGTGGCCGTCTGCTCCTACTGCAAGGCCCTGGCCGCCCGCCGGGACCGCGACCCCGAGCTCATCGGCAAGGTCGCCGATCTCGTGGACACCGGTTCGCCTCTCGGACTGGGGACAACGGGAACCTACGCGGGACGCACCTTTTCGCTGGCGGGCCGCGTCCAGCTCAAACATGCCCTGGGAGGCGTGTGGGACGAGTGGTACCTGGCCCTCGACGATGGCCGCTGGGGTTGGCTGGCGGAAGCCCAGGGCCGCTTCTACCTCACCTTCACTCAGACGCCCCACAGCGCCCTGCCCGCCGCGGACAACCTCCAGGCCGGGGCCCTGGTAGACCTGGGCTCCGACGGCCTCTGGACGGTGGGGGAGATCAGCACCGCCAGCTTCCACAGCGCCGAAGGGGAGATCCCCTGGACGGTGGAACCTGGCGCCACCTACCGCTTTGCCGACCTGTCCGGGAAGAACGGCGCCTTCGCCACGCTGGATTATGGCGAGGATCCGCCGCTGTTCTTCCTGGGCCGCGAGATTCCCCTGGTGGATCTGCACCTCCAGGGCGGCACGCGGAAACCCGCCAAGGTGGGTACGCAAAACCTCAACTGCCCCAAGTGCGGCGGAGCCCTCGCCCTGCATGCGCCGGACCAAACCCAGCGTGTGGGCTGCCCCAGCTGCGGCAGCCTGCTGTCCGCGGAAAACGGCAAGCTGGCCTTCCTCAAGAGCCTCAAACAACCCCACGCCGACGTGGCCATCCCCCTAGGGGCCGAGGGCACGCTGAACGGCGAGAAGGTGCTTTGCATCGGCCAGCTGCGCCGCAGCTGCAGCTTCGACGGCACCGTCTATCCCTGGATGGAATACCTGCTCCTGGACAGCCAGCATGGCTTCAAGTGGCTGGTGGAAAGCGAGGGCCACTGGAGTCTGGCCGTTGCCGTGCCGCCGGGTGAAGTCCCACAGGTGCAAGGATCCCAGCGGAACCTCTGGATGCAGGGCCGCAACTGGCGCCGGTTCCAGGATGCTGAAGCGGCGGTCGAGGGGGTGTGGGGCGAGTTCTACTGGATGGTCGAACAGGGCGAACGGGTGACCGTCACTGAATTCGTCGCGCCACCCCTCAGCCTCAACCGCGAGTGGCAGCGCCACAGCAAAGGTGGCGAAGAAGTGAACTGGAGCCTCTCCACCTACCTGCAGCCGGAGGCGGTGTGGTCCGCCTTCAAGCTGAGCGGTGCGGCCCCCGCGCCGCGAGGCATCGCCTCCTTCCAGCCCAACCCCCACAAGGCCGCCCTGTCGAAATCCACGCTCTGGCTGGTGGGCGCCCTGGGTCTGCTGCTGGCCCTGGTGATGGCGGAATCTGTCACACATCGCAACGAGCAGTTGTTCAGCAAGCGGCTCGACCTCTATGAATTGACGCCGGGCCTTCGTCGGGAGGCCGCCGACGCTCTGCGCAAGAACATCCCCACCCGCCGGCCCGCAGCCAGTGCAAACCCAGAGGCTCCTCCGCCGGAGACCCAGGACCCGGTCTTCTTCTCAGATCCCATCGAGATCAAGGATGGGCGAAGCAACCTGGCCGTCACCCTCAGCGCCCCGGTAAACAATGGCTGGGTGAGCCTGGAGGGCGCCCTGGTGAGCGAAACCACCGGCGTGGCCGAACTCTTCCTGCTGGAAAGCAGCTACTACCACGGCGTGGATGGCGGCGAATCCTGGTCCGAGGGCGATCAGACGCAGGAGGTCTTCCTCAGCGCCGTGCCGCCCGGCACCTACGTGCTGCGCCTGGCCCCCCAATGGGACGGCAAGGTGCCGCCCGTGGCCGCCATCGAGGTGCAGCTGCGGCAGGGCGTCATGCGCTGGCTCTACCCAGGGCTGGCCCTGCTGGCCATCCTGGTGGTGCCCCTGCTCATGGTCTTCCGCATGGCGGCCTTCGAGACCCGCCGCTGGCAGGAGAGCATGTATAGCGCGAGTACTTCTTCATCGGATGGAGGTGATGATTGA